One Streptomyces coeruleorubidus DNA segment encodes these proteins:
- a CDS encoding lysine biosynthesis protein LysW: MQACPECEEQVQISDSVRLNEILECVGCRSELEIMALSPTVLALAPEVEEDWGE; encoded by the coding sequence ATGCAGGCCTGCCCGGAGTGCGAGGAGCAGGTACAGATCAGCGATTCGGTGCGACTCAACGAGATTCTGGAGTGCGTGGGCTGCCGAAGCGAACTGGAGATCATGGCGCTGAGCCCCACGGTGCTCGCCCTCGCGCCGGAGGTCGAGGAGGACTGGGGCGAGTAG
- a CDS encoding transketolase: protein MTATQVLERDTLDSVAARIRSHVVDMCAGPEGGHLGGAFSCADVLAALYFSVLNVDPQRPDDPDRDRFLLSKGHAAVGLYATLAERGFFPVEELTGYGRPGSRLMGHPVRAVPGVEMPTGSLGHGLALGCGFALAARYAGRDARSFVLLGDGELQEGSVWEAAIAAASLRLDRLVAVVDRNGLQLTGSTEGIAPMEPLADRWRSFGWAVRDVDGHDPSQLADHLGATPWEPGKPSVLIARTVKGQGLPFLAGRSASHYVTLSPRNHARAVRALRATEATG, encoded by the coding sequence ATGACCGCCACCCAGGTCCTGGAGCGGGACACCCTGGACTCGGTCGCCGCACGCATCCGCTCGCACGTCGTCGACATGTGCGCGGGGCCCGAGGGCGGCCATCTCGGCGGCGCGTTCTCCTGTGCCGACGTGCTCGCCGCGCTGTACTTCTCGGTACTGAACGTGGACCCGCAGCGGCCGGACGACCCGGATCGCGACCGCTTCCTGCTCAGCAAGGGCCACGCCGCCGTCGGCCTCTACGCGACGCTGGCCGAACGGGGCTTCTTCCCGGTCGAGGAACTCACCGGATACGGACGCCCGGGCAGCAGGCTGATGGGCCACCCGGTGCGCGCGGTGCCCGGTGTGGAGATGCCGACCGGATCGCTCGGCCACGGACTCGCCCTGGGCTGCGGATTCGCGCTGGCCGCCCGGTACGCCGGCCGTGACGCGCGCAGCTTCGTACTGCTCGGCGACGGCGAGCTCCAGGAGGGCTCGGTGTGGGAGGCGGCCATCGCGGCCGCGTCGCTGCGCCTGGACCGGCTGGTGGCGGTGGTGGACCGCAACGGACTGCAGCTGACCGGCTCCACCGAGGGCATCGCACCGATGGAACCCCTGGCCGACCGCTGGCGCAGCTTCGGCTGGGCGGTCCGCGACGTGGACGGGCACGACCCGAGCCAACTGGCGGACCATCTCGGCGCCACGCCGTGGGAACCGGGCAAGCCGAGCGTGCTGATCGCCCGCACGGTCAAGGGCCAGGGGCTCCCGTTCCTCGCCGGCCGCAGTGCCAGCCACTACGTGACGCTGTCGCCGCGCAACCACGCACGGGCGGTCCGCGCCCTACGAGCCACGGAGGCCACCGGATGA
- a CDS encoding transketolase family protein gives MSRATREAYRDSLLPLLKQHPELMCLDSDTGLFNAEYAATAGDQYLNLGIAEHNLMGMAAGMAACGRVPFVNTMAAFATSRALEAIKIDIAYNRLPVRIMATHGGLAAGHLGPTHQALEDLAVMRVLPGMTVVVPADAAATEAFVEQSLNLSGPLYVRLGRKPSPPLPAAPPPVIGQAQTLRQGGDVVLASCGPYPVLACLAAADVLAGQGIEATVLNMHTLRPFDAETLVAAARPASLVVTLEEHWRSGGLGGAVTETLAEAAPTRVLRLGMPDQFVDEVGNQEHLVAHYDLTAERVVKTVRTALDTAARSGRPDREVVTT, from the coding sequence ATGAGCCGCGCGACCCGGGAGGCGTACCGGGACAGCCTGCTTCCCCTGCTGAAGCAGCATCCCGAGCTGATGTGCCTGGACTCCGACACCGGTCTGTTCAACGCCGAGTACGCCGCGACGGCCGGCGACCAGTACCTCAACCTCGGTATCGCCGAGCACAACTTGATGGGCATGGCCGCCGGGATGGCCGCCTGCGGGCGGGTCCCGTTCGTCAACACGATGGCCGCCTTCGCCACCTCCCGGGCACTGGAAGCGATCAAGATCGACATCGCCTACAACCGGTTGCCGGTCCGCATCATGGCCACCCACGGCGGTCTCGCCGCGGGCCACCTCGGTCCGACGCACCAGGCGCTGGAAGACCTCGCCGTGATGCGGGTACTGCCCGGCATGACCGTGGTGGTGCCTGCCGACGCCGCCGCCACGGAAGCGTTCGTCGAGCAGAGCCTGAACCTGTCCGGACCGCTGTACGTCCGGCTCGGCCGCAAGCCGTCACCGCCGCTTCCCGCAGCCCCGCCACCGGTCATCGGGCAGGCACAGACGCTGCGGCAGGGCGGCGACGTGGTGCTCGCGAGCTGCGGTCCGTACCCGGTGCTCGCCTGCCTCGCCGCGGCGGACGTCCTCGCCGGGCAAGGCATCGAGGCCACCGTGCTGAACATGCACACCCTGCGGCCGTTCGACGCGGAGACGCTGGTGGCCGCGGCCCGGCCGGCCTCGCTCGTGGTGACGCTGGAAGAGCACTGGCGCAGCGGCGGCCTCGGCGGCGCGGTGACCGAGACCCTGGCGGAGGCGGCGCCCACCCGGGTGCTGCGGCTGGGCATGCCGGATCAGTTCGTCGACGAGGTGGGCAACCAGGAACATCTCGTCGCGCATTACGACCTCACCGCGGAGCGGGTCGTGAAGACGGTCCGTACCGCCCTCGACACGGCGGCCCGTTCCGGGCGCCCCGATCGGGAAGTCGTCACCACATAG
- a CDS encoding ATP-grasp domain-containing protein, producing MAIVDAYSTGSLLPAVLAQYDIECVHVRSPNPDVLLSSAPEGFLDDFRHFGDVTATASVLRKHGVTHVIAGQEAGVELADQLSAELGTPGNGMSRPTARRNKYEMALALRDAGLAHAAGMVSTDADEIIAWVEETVGYPVILKPVASSSTDNVVACSSPEQVRAVHERIMTSTDRHGMPNTTVLAQEFLEGDEYFVNTVSRDGRHHTVEVWRYFKIRLPGGNIIYDYNEPLSPDDPVAKELEAYTHQVLDALEVHNAAAHTEVMLTSRGPVLVESAARMGGGQVLEINNRCFGTNQVELLALSVAQPDEFDRLPTTAYQLLQHHRFVHLVNPREHGVIPSHEAMAAIRALPSHVFTVMRHAEGQSLSRTIDVATQPGYVFLISEDPAQIRADYQKLREIERDYLYDGSSR from the coding sequence GTGGCGATTGTCGACGCCTACTCGACAGGGAGTCTCCTGCCGGCCGTACTGGCCCAGTACGACATTGAGTGCGTGCATGTCCGGTCGCCCAACCCCGACGTCCTCCTGTCATCCGCCCCCGAGGGTTTCCTCGACGATTTCCGTCATTTCGGCGACGTCACGGCCACGGCGTCCGTACTGCGCAAGCACGGGGTCACCCATGTGATCGCCGGCCAGGAGGCGGGTGTCGAACTGGCCGACCAGCTCTCCGCCGAACTCGGAACGCCCGGCAACGGGATGAGCCGGCCGACTGCCCGTCGCAACAAGTACGAGATGGCCCTGGCCTTGCGCGACGCCGGCCTGGCACACGCGGCGGGCATGGTCTCCACCGACGCCGACGAGATCATCGCGTGGGTCGAGGAGACTGTGGGCTATCCGGTCATCCTGAAACCGGTCGCCAGCTCCAGCACGGACAACGTGGTGGCATGTTCGTCCCCGGAACAGGTTCGCGCTGTCCACGAGAGAATCATGACCAGTACCGACCGTCATGGAATGCCGAACACGACGGTGCTCGCGCAGGAGTTCCTGGAAGGGGACGAGTACTTCGTCAACACCGTCAGCCGTGACGGCAGACACCACACCGTCGAGGTCTGGCGGTACTTCAAGATCAGGCTCCCCGGCGGCAACATCATCTACGACTACAACGAGCCGCTGTCACCTGACGATCCGGTCGCCAAAGAGCTGGAGGCCTACACCCACCAGGTGCTCGACGCCCTGGAGGTGCACAACGCGGCCGCTCACACCGAGGTCATGCTGACCTCAAGGGGACCGGTGCTCGTCGAGAGTGCCGCACGCATGGGCGGTGGCCAGGTCCTGGAGATCAACAACCGCTGCTTCGGCACCAACCAGGTGGAGCTCCTCGCTCTGTCGGTGGCGCAGCCGGACGAGTTCGACCGGCTGCCCACCACCGCGTACCAGTTGCTGCAGCACCATCGTTTCGTGCATCTCGTCAATCCGAGGGAGCACGGCGTCATCCCGTCCCACGAGGCGATGGCCGCCATCCGCGCATTGCCGTCGCACGTCTTCACCGTCATGCGGCATGCGGAAGGGCAGTCGCTTTCCCGGACGATCGATGTCGCCACTCAGCCGGGATACGTGTTCCTCATCTCCGAGGATCCGGCGCAGATTCGCGCCGACTATCAGAAGCTGCGGGAGATCGAACGGGACTATCTCTACGACGGCAGCTCCCGCTAG
- a CDS encoding fatty acid desaturase family protein, translating to MSTDTTNWAYTGRRYTMYRFPADVARDLKALNTPDNWHALLAWFEDLVWMAGCVLLCVYGSYWFYPLAVLVIGARQRGLSTILHDCAHGVGISNRKLQMAVGTVLTAYPIFQQHYAYKVSHVYTHHPRLGSPDLDPDLRFFIEQGAYEKAPAPTYIRRVVLMPLLGSQTWAYVRYLIRNRYRVLTGAAEKSSAPANPVQRQKRILDGLGFWAFWATVAGMSWYGDWSIELLLFWIIPYLTSFQILGWYIELSEHTPLVRDSSVDLYMTRNRKSRLWERLLTGIHNDHYHLEHHLDPRTPFYKLPQAREIRMRDPKYAEVDAQFGGLWHRGPQGQPSAITAIVRSMVRDEEDNGVPA from the coding sequence GTGAGCACTGACACGACGAACTGGGCGTACACCGGTCGGCGATACACCATGTATCGCTTCCCGGCGGACGTGGCACGCGACCTGAAGGCGTTGAACACACCTGACAATTGGCATGCACTGCTGGCGTGGTTCGAGGACCTGGTGTGGATGGCCGGCTGTGTGCTGCTGTGCGTCTACGGCTCGTACTGGTTCTATCCCTTGGCAGTCCTCGTCATCGGTGCCAGGCAGCGCGGTCTGTCCACGATTCTTCATGACTGCGCGCACGGGGTGGGCATATCGAACCGCAAGCTGCAGATGGCCGTCGGTACCGTGCTGACCGCATACCCGATCTTTCAGCAGCACTACGCGTACAAGGTGTCGCACGTATACACGCACCACCCGCGCCTCGGCAGCCCTGACCTCGATCCCGACCTTCGGTTCTTCATCGAGCAGGGGGCCTACGAGAAGGCCCCGGCACCGACGTACATACGGCGGGTGGTGCTCATGCCGCTGCTCGGCTCGCAGACGTGGGCCTATGTCCGCTATCTCATCCGCAATCGCTACAGGGTGCTCACAGGGGCGGCGGAGAAGTCGTCCGCCCCCGCGAATCCTGTGCAACGGCAAAAGCGGATACTCGACGGGCTCGGCTTCTGGGCATTCTGGGCGACGGTCGCGGGAATGTCCTGGTACGGAGACTGGTCCATCGAACTGCTGCTGTTCTGGATCATCCCCTACCTGACCAGCTTTCAGATCCTGGGTTGGTACATCGAGTTGTCGGAGCACACCCCTCTGGTGCGGGACTCCTCGGTGGACCTCTACATGACACGCAATCGCAAGAGTCGCCTCTGGGAGCGACTGCTCACCGGGATCCACAACGACCACTACCACCTGGAACACCACCTCGACCCGCGCACGCCCTTCTACAAGCTGCCCCAGGCACGCGAGATACGGATGCGCGACCCCAAGTACGCAGAGGTGGACGCCCAGTTCGGCGGATTGTGGCACCGCGGTCCCCAGGGGCAGCCCAGCGCGATCACCGCGATAGTCCGCTCCATGGTCCGAGACGAGGAGGACAACGGTGTCCCGGCATGA
- a CDS encoding ATP-grasp domain-containing protein, whose amino-acid sequence MQALKYSSGGRGLKSVLILSKWNAGGVAPAVARLRARGLRPVLISDLPDDRNRDTCDDHVLMDWDSENLPALTTRLDRRGIDPIAVVNMLEALMPWQIAIATHYGLPGADAGRNVLLSKTLVRERMRTLGLSGMRFSGDPAEVDFFPAIVKPADQSGASRLVRRVDEPAELLAYERYLTELGLGDTRLIVEEYLPGTEFTVDGPVVAGRFHPVLAGEKPDLDESRHHDAGINLHPPQQDHVRDGVRALSEAISTLCADLRLDQLWLHVEGRSTEDGRTELVEINPRPGRGMHFPAIHEPGGIDPIEAFISMSLGEFTMPPDQVDPVGDQPITGLVYVEADELGTVEISTGEDDLRELPGVVNADVINGYQVSSLEQENFFLGFTVTADSVSQLRARVATVLSTLDYRITAQPQT is encoded by the coding sequence GTGCAAGCCCTGAAATACAGTTCTGGAGGTCGCGGCTTGAAATCCGTACTTATTCTCTCCAAATGGAATGCCGGCGGCGTGGCCCCCGCTGTCGCACGGCTGCGAGCCCGCGGTTTGCGTCCGGTACTGATCTCCGATCTTCCTGACGACCGCAACCGCGACACATGCGATGACCACGTCCTGATGGACTGGGACAGCGAGAACCTGCCCGCGCTGACCACCCGGCTCGACCGCCGTGGCATCGACCCCATCGCTGTCGTCAACATGCTCGAAGCGTTGATGCCCTGGCAGATCGCCATAGCCACGCACTACGGTCTTCCGGGTGCTGACGCCGGCCGCAATGTGCTGCTCAGCAAGACGCTGGTCCGAGAGCGCATGCGGACCCTGGGGCTGTCCGGCATGCGCTTCTCCGGGGATCCCGCGGAGGTGGACTTCTTCCCCGCCATCGTCAAGCCCGCGGATCAGTCCGGGGCGTCGCGGCTGGTTCGCCGGGTGGACGAGCCTGCCGAGCTCCTCGCCTACGAGCGCTATCTGACCGAACTCGGCCTCGGCGACACCCGGTTGATCGTCGAGGAGTACCTGCCCGGCACCGAGTTCACCGTGGACGGCCCCGTCGTCGCCGGCCGCTTCCATCCGGTCCTGGCCGGCGAGAAGCCCGACCTCGACGAAAGCAGGCACCACGACGCGGGGATCAATCTCCATCCGCCTCAGCAGGACCACGTGCGTGACGGTGTGCGTGCTCTGAGCGAGGCGATCAGCACGCTCTGCGCCGACCTCCGCCTCGACCAGCTCTGGCTGCACGTCGAGGGCCGGAGCACCGAGGACGGCCGGACGGAGCTCGTGGAGATCAATCCACGACCTGGTCGCGGCATGCATTTCCCGGCGATCCACGAACCCGGCGGGATCGACCCGATCGAGGCGTTCATCTCGATGTCGCTGGGCGAATTCACCATGCCACCGGACCAGGTGGACCCGGTCGGCGACCAGCCGATCACCGGCCTGGTCTACGTGGAGGCCGACGAGCTCGGCACCGTCGAGATCAGCACCGGCGAGGACGACTTGCGTGAACTACCCGGTGTGGTCAACGCGGACGTCATCAACGGCTACCAGGTCAGCAGCCTGGAGCAGGAGAACTTCTTCCTCGGTTTCACGGTCACCGCCGATTCCGTGAGCCAGTTGCGTGCCCGCGTGGCGACCGTCCTCAGCACGCTCGATTACCGCATCACGGCACAACCACAGACGTGA
- the metX gene encoding homoserine O-acetyltransferase MetX, producing MNAFPVIEDHRTVTSGLPASLSRHLKIATLFTPEHPLVLESGRSLSRVQVAYEEYGTPARHHDNTVFVCHALTGDSHPARHDPDDLPGWWDVMVGPGRPIDTDTFHVVSANVLGGCAGTTGPLSSGETGRPLGPDFPEVTVSDMVTVHRALLAHLGIDRLHSVVGGSMGGMQALEWLLRHPGDAGRFVLIGTAACLTTDGLAAHAVGRAAIRSDPRFDGGRYVDDLIGAGPRDGLGIARMVAHLTYMSPESLETKFGRAVQPGREPTGPAHGRYAIERYLEHQARKFVNRFDANSYLHLTTAMDRFNAFDRPHALTPDNDPAVHVFSFASDRLFGHSVTSELLAQLTATGLTTVTHHRDSTSPAGHDAFLLNVPGYLREMSTLFAPSVV from the coding sequence TTGAACGCGTTTCCCGTCATTGAAGACCACAGGACTGTCACCTCCGGCCTTCCCGCGTCTCTCAGCCGTCACCTGAAGATCGCCACTCTCTTCACTCCGGAACATCCGCTCGTTCTGGAGTCGGGCCGTTCGCTCTCCCGCGTGCAGGTCGCCTACGAGGAGTACGGGACCCCTGCACGCCACCACGACAACACGGTGTTCGTCTGCCATGCCCTCACCGGGGACTCGCACCCGGCACGGCACGACCCGGACGACCTGCCCGGGTGGTGGGACGTGATGGTCGGTCCGGGCCGTCCGATCGACACCGACACCTTCCACGTCGTGAGCGCCAACGTCCTGGGCGGCTGCGCGGGAACGACGGGCCCGCTGTCTTCGGGGGAGACCGGCCGCCCGCTGGGTCCCGACTTTCCCGAGGTCACGGTCTCGGACATGGTCACCGTGCACCGGGCGCTCCTCGCTCATCTCGGCATCGATCGCCTGCACTCGGTGGTCGGCGGCTCGATGGGCGGCATGCAGGCGTTGGAGTGGCTCCTGCGCCACCCCGGTGACGCGGGGCGATTTGTTCTCATCGGCACGGCGGCCTGTCTCACCACCGACGGCCTGGCGGCCCACGCGGTCGGCAGAGCGGCGATCCGCTCCGACCCGCGTTTCGACGGCGGTCGTTACGTGGACGACCTCATCGGGGCGGGTCCACGGGACGGCCTGGGTATCGCGCGGATGGTCGCCCATCTCACCTACATGTCTCCCGAATCGCTGGAGACCAAGTTCGGGCGAGCCGTCCAGCCCGGCCGCGAACCCACCGGTCCGGCCCACGGTCGCTATGCCATCGAGCGCTACCTCGAACACCAGGCTCGCAAGTTCGTGAACCGCTTCGATGCCAACAGCTATCTCCATCTGACGACCGCGATGGACCGGTTCAACGCCTTCGACCGGCCGCACGCCCTCACACCGGACAACGACCCGGCAGTCCACGTGTTCAGCTTTGCTTCGGACCGGCTCTTCGGCCACTCAGTCACCAGTGAGCTCCTGGCGCAGTTGACAGCCACCGGACTGACGACGGTCACCCACCACCGGGACAGCACCTCGCCCGCCGGCCACGACGCATTTCTGCTCAACGTCCCCGGATACCTGCGCGAGATGAGCACCCTTTTCGCGCCGTCGGTCGTGTGA
- a CDS encoding ATP-grasp domain-containing protein — translation MKSVLIFSKQHFGNVSLAAEHVRAHGLRSVLVSELPDNRHRDTCDDHVVFDWYSEDLPALTARLEQRGIAPVAVVNMLESLTPWQIALATHYDIPGAEEGRRVLLSKVLVRERMKALGLSGIRFSGDPATVDFFPSIVKPSTDSGASYLVSRVDSPDELLAYRRRLDEAGFADTELIVEEYLPGIEFSVDGPVVDGRFHPILAVEKPEHDHVRHHDAGLEFHPPEQDCVREGVRLLCEQVNTLCAELRLDQFWLHFEGRSTEHGRTELIEINTRPGGGMIPAAVREISGIDPIGAYVSMALGEFTLDEPIPFRDRPIVGWIDMEGDELGTVEVSTTEDDLRALPGVIGAQITNGYRITDLERENFFLRFAVTADSVSQLRDRVETVRNKVDYRITADPDAPLAQPDREVSEIHSDSRQKST, via the coding sequence TTGAAATCCGTACTCATCTTCTCCAAACAGCACTTCGGCAACGTGTCCCTTGCCGCCGAACACGTGCGAGCCCACGGCCTGCGTTCGGTGCTGGTCTCCGAGCTACCTGACAATCGCCACCGCGACACATGCGACGACCATGTCGTGTTCGACTGGTACAGCGAGGACCTGCCCGCGCTCACAGCCCGGCTCGAACAGCGGGGCATCGCCCCCGTCGCCGTCGTCAACATGCTCGAATCATTGACGCCCTGGCAGATAGCCCTGGCCACGCACTACGACATCCCGGGTGCCGAAGAGGGTCGCCGTGTGCTGCTCAGCAAGGTGCTGGTCCGAGAGCGCATGAAGGCCCTGGGACTGTCCGGCATCCGCTTCTCCGGCGATCCGGCAACGGTGGACTTCTTCCCCTCCATCGTCAAACCCTCAACGGATTCCGGCGCCTCGTATCTGGTCAGCCGCGTGGACAGCCCGGACGAGCTTCTCGCCTACCGGCGCCGCCTGGACGAAGCCGGCTTCGCCGACACGGAGTTGATCGTCGAGGAGTATCTGCCCGGTATCGAGTTCTCCGTGGACGGTCCCGTCGTCGACGGCCGTTTCCATCCGATCCTGGCGGTCGAGAAGCCCGAGCACGACCACGTCAGGCACCACGATGCGGGACTCGAGTTCCATCCGCCCGAGCAGGACTGCGTGCGCGAGGGTGTGCGCCTCCTGTGCGAGCAGGTCAACACGCTCTGCGCCGAGCTCCGCCTCGACCAGTTCTGGCTGCACTTCGAGGGCCGGTCCACCGAGCACGGCCGGACGGAGCTCATCGAGATCAATACGCGCCCCGGCGGCGGCATGATCCCCGCCGCGGTCCGCGAGATCAGCGGGATCGACCCGATCGGCGCCTATGTCTCCATGGCACTGGGTGAATTCACGCTGGATGAGCCGATTCCGTTCCGCGACCGGCCGATCGTCGGCTGGATCGACATGGAAGGCGACGAGCTCGGCACGGTCGAGGTCAGCACCACGGAGGATGACCTGCGCGCACTGCCCGGCGTAATCGGCGCGCAGATCACCAACGGCTACCGGATCACCGACTTGGAGCGGGAGAACTTCTTCCTCCGCTTCGCGGTCACCGCCGATTCCGTGAGTCAGTTGCGGGACCGTGTGGAGACCGTCCGGAACAAGGTCGATTACCGCATCACAGCGGATCCGGATGCCCCGCTCGCGCAGCCGGACCGGGAAGTAAGCGAAATCCACAGCGACAGCCGGCAAAAGTCAACGTGA
- a CDS encoding gamma-glutamyl-gamma-aminobutyrate hydrolase family protein → MTRPLVALACSTETWDEVRHDAVRHAYVAALEEVAECTVSLIPGAGHTFAAQLDRFDGLVFGGHETNVAPERYAAPDGPGPFDPDRDALALAVIPAAIEAGLPLLGICRGLQELNVAYGGTLRVLDPPAHREDLSLPRDQQYLPAHGIRISPGGTLHELTGRIGSARVNSLHGQAVDRLGRGLRLEAEAPDGVVEAVSVADGQAFGLAVQWHPEWYATTDWLSRKIFRAFGDAARKHAAGR, encoded by the coding sequence ATGACCCGTCCGCTCGTCGCTCTCGCATGCTCGACCGAAACATGGGACGAGGTGCGTCATGACGCGGTACGTCACGCATACGTCGCCGCGCTGGAGGAGGTGGCCGAGTGCACCGTCTCCCTCATCCCGGGGGCCGGCCACACCTTCGCCGCCCAGCTGGACCGCTTCGACGGCCTGGTGTTCGGCGGCCATGAGACGAACGTCGCCCCGGAACGCTACGCGGCGCCGGACGGGCCCGGTCCGTTCGATCCCGATCGCGACGCGCTCGCGCTCGCGGTGATCCCGGCGGCCATCGAGGCCGGTCTCCCGCTCCTCGGCATCTGCCGAGGGCTGCAGGAGCTGAACGTCGCCTACGGCGGCACCCTCCGCGTCCTGGACCCACCGGCTCATCGCGAAGACCTTTCACTCCCGCGGGACCAGCAGTACCTGCCCGCACACGGGATACGGATCAGCCCGGGCGGAACGCTGCACGAGCTGACCGGCCGCATCGGTTCGGCACGGGTGAACTCCCTCCACGGCCAGGCCGTCGACCGTCTGGGGCGGGGGCTGCGGCTCGAGGCCGAAGCCCCCGACGGCGTCGTCGAAGCGGTGTCCGTCGCCGATGGCCAGGCCTTCGGGCTCGCGGTGCAGTGGCATCCCGAGTGGTACGCCACCACGGACTGGTTGTCCAGGAAGATCTTCCGCGCTTTCGGTGACGCTGCCCGGAAACACGCGGCGGGCCGCTGA
- a CDS encoding O-acetylhomoserine aminocarboxypropyltransferase/cysteine synthase family protein, with amino-acid sequence MSRHEVPAQPKAFRAAETAAIHGGYEWRLGITPPVVTPIYQTSAYELPSTADAAGIFDLQQDGHAYTRLNNPTCDVLEERMAAVDGAAAGLAVASGQAAISIALLNLCQAGDNIVSSNELYGGTWNLLANTFKRFGIETRFVSPSDPKNFAAATDERTRCYFGETLPNPRLSVFPIEAVAELGEQAGVPLVLDNTMVPYVCRPIRHGAHILVYSATKYIGGHGSTLGGLVLDSGRFDWEAHAGRHPLLTEPDAAHGGVVWTRTGKELDSPLGRSSYLLKARETLLRDLGPCLSPFNAWLLLQGLETLHLRMRAHGENATAVADFLKTHPKVGSVRHPSLATGEEAELAARYFGGNGGPLVQFEVTGGREAGCRFIESLRLISHVTNVGDVRSLATHPASTTHAQLPEQEQLAAGVTQGSIRLAVGIEHIDDLLADLSQALDGS; translated from the coding sequence GTGTCCCGGCATGAGGTACCCGCACAGCCCAAAGCATTCCGTGCCGCGGAGACGGCGGCCATCCACGGCGGATACGAATGGCGGCTCGGCATCACACCGCCGGTCGTCACGCCGATCTACCAGACCTCCGCGTACGAACTGCCCAGCACGGCCGACGCGGCCGGGATATTCGACCTGCAGCAGGACGGACATGCCTACACACGGCTGAACAACCCCACGTGCGATGTGCTCGAAGAGCGCATGGCCGCGGTGGACGGGGCCGCGGCCGGGCTCGCCGTCGCCTCCGGGCAGGCGGCGATCTCCATCGCGCTGCTCAATCTGTGTCAGGCCGGCGACAACATCGTCAGCTCCAACGAGCTGTACGGCGGTACGTGGAACCTGCTCGCCAACACCTTCAAGCGGTTCGGGATCGAGACCCGGTTCGTCAGTCCCTCCGATCCGAAGAACTTCGCCGCCGCCACGGACGAACGCACCCGCTGCTACTTCGGCGAGACCCTGCCCAACCCGCGGCTGAGCGTCTTCCCCATCGAGGCCGTCGCCGAACTGGGCGAGCAGGCGGGCGTGCCGCTGGTCCTCGACAACACGATGGTCCCGTACGTGTGCCGGCCCATACGACACGGCGCCCACATCCTGGTCTACTCCGCCACCAAGTACATCGGGGGCCACGGATCGACCCTCGGCGGGCTCGTCCTCGATTCCGGCCGCTTCGACTGGGAGGCGCACGCGGGCCGTCACCCGCTGCTCACGGAACCGGACGCGGCACATGGCGGGGTGGTGTGGACCCGTACCGGAAAGGAGCTGGACAGTCCGCTCGGCCGGAGCAGCTATCTGCTCAAGGCCCGCGAGACCCTGCTGCGTGACCTGGGTCCCTGTCTCAGCCCCTTCAACGCCTGGCTGTTGCTCCAGGGCCTGGAGACCCTCCACCTGCGTATGCGTGCCCACGGCGAGAACGCGACCGCGGTGGCCGACTTCCTCAAGACCCACCCCAAGGTCGGGTCGGTGCGCCATCCCAGCCTCGCCACCGGCGAGGAAGCCGAGCTCGCCGCACGCTACTTCGGGGGGAACGGCGGGCCCCTCGTGCAGTTCGAGGTGACCGGCGGACGTGAAGCCGGCTGCAGGTTCATCGAGTCCCTCCGGCTGATCTCGCACGTGACCAACGTCGGTGACGTGCGCTCACTGGCCACCCACCCGGCCTCCACCACGCACGCCCAGCTTCCCGAGCAGGAGCAGCTCGCTGCCGGGGTCACCCAGGGGTCCATACGGCTGGCCGTAGGCATCGAGCACATCGACGATCTGCTGGCCGACCTCAGCCAGGCGTTGGACGGCTCATGA